One window of Streptomyces sp. NBC_00273 genomic DNA carries:
- a CDS encoding DUF397 domain-containing protein: MSIKPSVGDPSALEWVKSSYSASDSNECVEVAWTKSSYSTNDGPECVEVARTPDTVLVRDSKRPEYARLAVTPAAWSGFVAHAVTS, translated from the coding sequence ATGAGCATCAAGCCCTCGGTCGGCGACCCTTCCGCACTGGAGTGGGTGAAGAGCAGTTACAGCGCCAGCGACAGCAACGAGTGCGTCGAGGTCGCCTGGACGAAGAGCAGCTACAGCACCAACGACGGACCCGAGTGCGTCGAGGTCGCCCGCACCCCCGACACCGTCCTCGTCCGGGACTCCAAGCGTCCCGAGTACGCCCGGCTCGCCGTCACCCCGGCCGCCTGGAGCGGCTTCGTCGCCCACGCCGTCACCTCGTGA
- a CDS encoding phosphocholine-specific phospholipase C, whose protein sequence is MAELNRRRFLQLTGGAAALSLLNEIIARAAAIPAQGTTGTIADVEHIVVLMQENRSFDHYFGALRGVRGFGDPRPVTLPSRKSVWHQTDNAGKETLPFRPPSDDLGMEFLQGLNHDWAGGQSAFNKGKYDNWVPAKTPATMAYLTRDDIPFHYALADTFTLCDAYHCSFIGSTDPNRYYLWSGHTGNDGTGGGPVLNNAEAGYGWTTYPERLEQAGISWKVYQDIGNGLDAAGSWGWIDDAYRGNYGDNSLLYFNNYRGAQPGDPLFDKARTGTDARTGEGYFDRLRADVAAGALPQVSWIAAPEAFSEHSNWPSNYGAWYIAQVLDALTSNPDVWARTALFITYDENDGFFDHVVPPYAPANADQGLSTTPTALDVFPGKAGYVAGPYGLGPRVPMLVVSPWSTGGYSCSETFDHTSVIRFMEKRFGVHEPNISPWRRAVCGDLTSAFDFARQDTATVSLPDTGAWQPQDRERHPDFRATPPAVGSMPRQEKGQCRTRPLKYAPYVDGAALTGEGKFKLTFSGGPDLGAQFYVTSGNRTDAPWTYTTEAGKSISDTWNTRYSAGVTDLTVHGPNGFLRGFRNPGTTPGPEVTARHNATTGNLDLTLTNAGASTATLTVTNAYGGGPKRLTVAKGATVTYSVSLKNTRRWYDVTVTASGSADFGRRFAGKVETGAAGLSDPAILTNQSS, encoded by the coding sequence ATGGCAGAACTCAACCGCCGCCGTTTCCTCCAGCTCACCGGCGGTGCCGCCGCCCTGAGCCTGCTCAACGAGATCATCGCGCGCGCCGCCGCCATCCCCGCGCAGGGGACGACCGGGACCATCGCCGATGTCGAGCACATCGTGGTCCTGATGCAGGAGAATCGTTCCTTCGACCACTACTTCGGCGCGCTGCGCGGTGTCCGCGGCTTCGGCGACCCGCGCCCGGTGACCCTGCCCAGCCGCAAGTCCGTCTGGCACCAGACCGACAACGCGGGCAAGGAGACGCTGCCCTTCCGCCCGCCGTCCGACGACCTCGGCATGGAGTTCCTCCAGGGCCTCAACCACGACTGGGCCGGTGGCCAGAGCGCCTTCAACAAGGGCAAGTACGACAACTGGGTGCCCGCCAAGACGCCGGCCACCATGGCGTACCTGACGCGCGACGACATCCCGTTCCACTACGCCCTCGCCGACACGTTCACCCTCTGCGACGCCTACCACTGCTCCTTCATCGGTTCGACCGACCCCAACCGCTACTACCTCTGGTCGGGCCACACCGGAAACGACGGCACGGGCGGCGGCCCGGTCCTCAACAACGCCGAGGCCGGTTACGGCTGGACCACCTACCCCGAGCGCCTGGAGCAGGCCGGCATTTCCTGGAAGGTCTACCAGGACATCGGCAACGGCCTCGACGCCGCCGGATCCTGGGGCTGGATCGACGACGCCTACCGCGGCAACTACGGCGACAACTCGCTCCTCTACTTCAACAACTACCGGGGTGCCCAGCCCGGCGACCCGCTCTTCGACAAGGCCCGCACCGGTACCGACGCCCGCACCGGCGAGGGCTACTTCGACCGGCTGCGCGCCGACGTCGCCGCCGGCGCCCTGCCCCAGGTCTCTTGGATCGCGGCCCCCGAGGCCTTCAGCGAGCACTCCAACTGGCCCTCCAACTACGGCGCGTGGTACATCGCGCAGGTGCTGGACGCGCTGACCTCCAACCCCGACGTGTGGGCCCGTACCGCGCTGTTCATCACCTACGACGAGAACGACGGCTTCTTCGACCACGTCGTCCCGCCGTACGCCCCGGCCAACGCCGACCAGGGCCTGTCGACCACGCCGACCGCCCTCGACGTCTTCCCCGGCAAGGCCGGCTACGTCGCCGGACCGTACGGGCTGGGCCCGCGCGTCCCGATGCTCGTCGTCTCGCCGTGGAGCACCGGCGGCTACTCCTGCTCCGAGACCTTCGACCACACCTCGGTGATCCGCTTCATGGAGAAGCGCTTCGGGGTGCACGAGCCCAACATCTCGCCCTGGCGCCGCGCCGTCTGCGGTGACCTGACCTCGGCCTTCGACTTCGCCCGCCAGGACACGGCGACGGTGTCGCTGCCCGATACCGGTGCGTGGCAGCCGCAGGACCGCGAGCGCCACCCCGACTTCCGGGCCACCCCGCCGGCCGTGGGCAGCATGCCGCGCCAGGAGAAGGGCCAGTGCCGCACCCGTCCGCTGAAGTACGCCCCGTACGTGGACGGCGCCGCGCTCACCGGCGAGGGCAAGTTCAAGCTGACCTTCAGCGGCGGCCCGGACCTGGGCGCGCAGTTCTACGTCACCTCGGGCAACCGGACCGACGCCCCCTGGACGTACACCACCGAAGCCGGCAAATCGATCTCGGACACCTGGAACACCCGCTACTCCGCCGGCGTCACCGACCTGACCGTCCACGGCCCCAACGGCTTCCTGCGCGGCTTCCGCAACCCGGGCACCACCCCCGGCCCCGAGGTCACCGCCCGCCACAACGCCACCACGGGGAACCTGGACCTCACCCTCACCAACGCCGGGGCGTCGACCGCGACGCTCACCGTCACCAACGCCTACGGCGGCGGCCCCAAGCGCCTCACGGTCGCCAAGGGCGCCACCGTCACGTACAGCGTCTCCCTGAAGAACACCCGACGCTGGTACGACGTGACGGTCACCGCGTCCGGGTCCGCGGACTTCGGCCGCCGCTTCGCCGGCAAGGTCGAGACGGGCGCGGCCGGCCTGTCCGACCCGGCGATCCTGACGAACCAGTCTTCGTGA
- a CDS encoding GNAT family N-acetyltransferase — translation MFTVRRAAPYDGDVLGEIHAAAWEAAYAPFFDPEFAAHGVRSRRTRWYDRVGQADTTILLAEHDGRPLALTAFRASSTRPGLSEILSFYSHPDGWGSGIAAALMTGTLDQLRNDGFARTHLWTLRDTPRSRRFYAKCGFTESGAARPFDFGDGKPLTQVEYERAC, via the coding sequence ATGTTCACCGTTCGGCGCGCCGCCCCGTACGACGGGGACGTCCTCGGGGAGATCCACGCCGCAGCCTGGGAAGCGGCGTACGCCCCCTTCTTCGATCCCGAGTTCGCCGCACACGGTGTCCGGAGCAGGCGAACGCGGTGGTACGACAGGGTCGGGCAGGCCGACACCACGATCCTGCTGGCCGAACACGACGGCCGTCCGCTGGCGCTGACCGCCTTCAGGGCCTCTTCGACCCGGCCGGGTCTCTCCGAGATCCTCTCCTTCTACAGCCACCCCGACGGCTGGGGCAGCGGCATCGCGGCAGCGCTGATGACCGGGACGCTGGACCAGTTGCGCAATGACGGGTTCGCCCGGACGCACCTGTGGACCCTGCGCGACACCCCTCGGTCCCGCCGCTTCTACGCCAAGTGCGGCTTCACCGAGAGCGGCGCCGCCCGCCCCTTCGACTTCGGCGACGGGAAGCCCCTCACCCAGGTCGAGTACGAGCGCGCGTGCTGA
- a CDS encoding helix-turn-helix domain-containing protein: MDESSWELDPEDESGAVIATVGRQLKMWREASGLDRAKFGERMGYGANLIYKIERGARIPRPEFLDKADEVLGAGGKVAAMKEDIQRARYPKKVRDLAKLESEAVELGAYGNHNLHGLLQTEEYTRALYEMRRPAYSADEVERYVAARMARQEIFHRQPSPALTFVLEQVTLERTIGGREVLRRQLEHLLDVGRLRNVEIQVMPTDSEDHAGMGGHLQVVKMRDGSAVGYVEAQLPSRLITDATHIQLLELRYGIIRSQALSPRQSRAFIEKVLGET; this comes from the coding sequence ATGGACGAGTCGAGCTGGGAACTCGACCCGGAGGACGAATCCGGGGCGGTCATCGCCACGGTGGGGCGCCAGTTGAAAATGTGGCGAGAGGCGAGCGGGCTCGACCGTGCCAAGTTCGGTGAACGGATGGGGTACGGCGCCAATCTGATCTACAAGATCGAGCGAGGTGCGCGCATTCCGCGTCCGGAGTTCTTGGACAAGGCGGACGAGGTCCTGGGGGCGGGTGGGAAAGTCGCCGCGATGAAGGAGGACATTCAGCGGGCCCGGTATCCGAAGAAGGTTCGGGATCTGGCCAAGCTCGAATCCGAGGCGGTTGAGCTGGGTGCCTACGGGAACCACAACCTGCACGGGTTGCTTCAGACCGAGGAGTACACGCGGGCGCTGTATGAGATGCGGAGGCCTGCCTACTCGGCGGACGAGGTGGAACGGTATGTCGCAGCTCGAATGGCTCGGCAGGAGATCTTCCATCGACAGCCGTCACCCGCACTGACGTTCGTTTTGGAACAGGTCACGCTGGAGCGAACGATCGGTGGGCGAGAGGTACTTCGCAGGCAGTTGGAGCACCTGCTCGACGTCGGCCGACTACGAAACGTCGAGATCCAGGTGATGCCGACGGATTCCGAGGACCACGCAGGCATGGGAGGTCACCTTCAGGTGGTGAAGATGCGGGACGGATCGGCGGTCGGGTACGTCGAGGCGCAGCTGCCGAGCCGCTTGATCACCGACGCCACCCACATCCAACTCCTCGAACTCCGTTATGGGATCATCCGTTCACAGGCCCTCAGCCCACGACAGTCGAGAGCCTTCATCGAGAAAGTGCTGGGAGAGACATGA
- a CDS encoding ATP-binding protein, with product MATLSHVNQETCLAATFPSTPRGARAARALTVNQLTQQGLPFEDAAQVVAELAANAVTHGRVPGRNFRLALRITDGPTLRIEVSDTRREFTPPAVPASPGAESGRGLVLVAAFAARWGIDHGPAPLKTVWAEMDLGRPISPDRGFHVPVDRLPVARDA from the coding sequence ATGGCCACGCTGAGTCACGTGAATCAGGAAACCTGCCTCGCCGCCACGTTCCCGTCCACCCCGCGCGGAGCACGCGCCGCCCGAGCCCTCACAGTCAACCAACTCACGCAACAGGGGCTTCCGTTCGAGGATGCCGCGCAGGTCGTGGCCGAGCTTGCCGCGAACGCCGTGACCCACGGCCGCGTACCGGGGCGGAACTTCCGGCTCGCGTTGCGGATCACGGACGGGCCTACGCTCCGTATCGAAGTGTCGGACACCAGGCGGGAGTTCACACCACCTGCGGTGCCGGCGTCACCTGGGGCGGAATCGGGGCGGGGGCTAGTCCTGGTCGCCGCGTTCGCCGCGCGCTGGGGGATCGATCACGGGCCCGCGCCGCTGAAAACCGTATGGGCAGAAATGGATCTGGGGAGGCCGATTTCGCCGGATCGAGGTTTCCACGTTCCGGTGGATCGACTACCGGTCGCGCGCGACGCCTAA
- a CDS encoding GNAT family N-acetyltransferase codes for MSDDLPDGYEISTDAARLDVGLVHRWLSEDAYWALGRSRQKQEDAIAGSVNFGLYDQASGVQLAYARVVTDRATFAWLCDVYVDPGARGKGLGGALVAAVCAHLEPYGLRRVLLATADAHAVYARAGFETLTTPGKWMALGQQ; via the coding sequence ATGAGCGATGACCTTCCCGACGGATACGAGATCTCCACCGACGCCGCCCGACTCGACGTCGGACTCGTCCACCGGTGGCTGTCCGAAGACGCGTACTGGGCGCTCGGGCGCAGTCGGCAGAAGCAGGAGGACGCCATCGCGGGCTCCGTGAACTTCGGCCTCTACGACCAGGCCTCCGGGGTCCAGCTCGCGTACGCCCGCGTCGTCACCGACCGCGCCACCTTCGCCTGGCTCTGCGACGTCTACGTCGATCCGGGCGCCCGCGGCAAGGGGCTCGGCGGGGCCCTCGTCGCCGCGGTGTGCGCGCACCTGGAGCCGTACGGGCTGCGCCGGGTGCTGCTCGCCACCGCCGACGCGCACGCCGTCTACGCCCGGGCCGGCTTCGAGACCCTCACCACGCCCGGAAAGTGGATGGCCCTCGGGCAGCAGTAG